The following are from one region of the Elusimicrobiota bacterium genome:
- the nrdR gene encoding transcriptional regulator NrdR translates to MRCPFCGSFDDQVIDSRPLDQSASIRRRRECSSCRRRFTTYERLEDLPLVVIKSDQRREPFDPQKVRRGIIVACKKRPVPTDTIDRIIGEIEYELQEYMTEVPSKIIGEKVLEKLKDIDLVAYIRFASVYKKFDSINKFIKELQKLKKTKKPLSKRKKK, encoded by the coding sequence ATGCGTTGCCCTTTTTGCGGCAGTTTTGATGATCAGGTAATCGATTCCCGACCTTTGGATCAGTCTGCGTCAATCCGAAGGAGAAGAGAATGCAGTTCCTGCCGGAGGCGGTTTACTACTTACGAACGACTTGAAGATTTGCCGCTGGTAGTTATAAAATCAGATCAAAGAAGGGAGCCGTTTGACCCTCAAAAAGTGAGAAGAGGGATCATTGTTGCCTGCAAAAAAAGGCCCGTGCCTACAGATACAATTGATAGAATTATCGGGGAAATTGAATATGAGCTGCAGGAATATATGACAGAAGTTCCAAGCAAGATAATAGGCGAAAAAGTCCTTGAAAAACTAAAAGATATTGATCTTGTTGCCTATATCAGGTTTGCTTCCGTTTATAAAAAATTTGACAGCATAAACAAATTTATCAAAGAACTGCAAAAACTTAAAAAAACCAAGAAACCGCTTTCAAAAAGGAAAAAGAAATGA